The following nucleotide sequence is from Carassius carassius chromosome 16, fCarCar2.1, whole genome shotgun sequence.
TAGAACAGTAAATCCCATCTTCTGTGATTATATTCGCCGAAATCATCTTTTGCCATTTAAACAACAAACAGTTAAAGTTAAGAAGGTCAAAAATATAGTTTGTCACTGTCTCCAGGTCTGGTTGCTGACACATCTGGATTGAACTTGTTGTCAGTGATTGAGGGACACAATGTCACTTTAAGCACAGGTGTTACCAAACAACAACGTGACAAGATGCTGTGGTATTTCAACAATACTCTGATAGCTCTGATCAATGGAGAGCCCAGTAAGAGTTGTCTGTATTATGGTGTTGGAGGgatattcagagacagactggaaGTGGACTATGAGtctggatctctgatcatcacaGACATCACAACTGAACACACTGGACGTTATGAAGCAAATTTCATCCAAAGCAAGAGCACGGGAACCAGCCAAAGCTTGAACCGAAACAGCAAGTGTGATGGCACAAAAATCACCAGAAAAATGAGCAACATCGGCGAAACCATAAAAACTTTAAGTGTTTCTGTCACTGGTGAGTATTATTCAGTCATTCAGGGATCCATTCACTCACATGCTGcattttacaaacaaatatgGTTCAACTCAGCAAATCTTTGAATGTGGACATTTAGATggtattaaaaatattatcattTGGTCCTCTAAGACTTTTTATCAGAAATAAAATTAGAATTGATCACTTTGACTAGTGATGTTCCTTATTCCACAATAACAGCCGATATTAGAAACAGGACGCTGTAGGTGGTTTGTTCCCTGTTTGGAAAGGTTTTCCTGCagctataaaataaatagaaatgtctttagaaaaattgttgaattaaaaataatactaaataaaaataattgtgtttttttattatttattcattatcatTCCCTTGTGTTTTCCAGCCTTTCTCTCTAGAACTGACAAACCCAACGTAGTATCAAACAATCGGGACAAGAAACAAGAGCATGAAAGCAGTATGTTTTCTCCTCCCTTCCTCCTCCTTTATTTACAATAGATCGCAGAACAAATACTAGTTCATTTATAAAGGCACATTGTTCTAAAGAGTGACCGCCTCCAACATATTCCTCCCATATTGATCTCTGTCAGTTATATTCAGGTTTGTCAGCAATGATTTTATTGTtagtattattactgttattttacatataatgttatttatttttaactgattgtaatcttaaatatcttatttgaaatatatcaatcAAAAGatttagcaatatatatatattagtatttaataAGCAATAATTTCAGAAATTTAAACCGAGGAATTAGTCTTTCAGATCTCTAATGGATCTTTGAGAGGGTCCATAAAGAGAATATATCCAGTGAATACTGTACAACAGACTGTCAGATTCACTCACACTAATGTCTCTTTTCTTAATTCAGGTCTGTCTTTAGGTCTTATAGCTGGAATATTTGTTGGTGTGTTGCTGCTAGCTACAGCTGCTGTTCTTGGTGTGATTTGCTATATCTGCAGGAGATCTAGCAAGGGCAAGTATCACCTACAGATAAGATTTTGACAGGAAAACCATCTCTATTAAGCAAAATTAGTGTTTAATT
It contains:
- the LOC132160330 gene encoding uncharacterized protein LOC132160330 — translated: MGGYLVLTLFVFLFDGLVADTSGLNLLSVIEGHNVTLSTGVTKQQRDKMLWYFNNTLIALINGEPSKSCLYYGVGGIFRDRLEVDYESGSLIITDITTEHTGRYEANFIQSKSTGTSQSLNRNSKCDGTKITRKMSNIGETIKTLSVSVTAFLSRTDKPNVVSNNRDKKQEHESSLSLGLIAGIFVGVLLLATAAVLGVICYICRRSSKGKYHLQIRF